A DNA window from Phoenix dactylifera cultivar Barhee BC4 chromosome 13, palm_55x_up_171113_PBpolish2nd_filt_p, whole genome shotgun sequence contains the following coding sequences:
- the LOC103701650 gene encoding protein LATERAL ROOT PRIMORDIUM 1 isoform X2, protein MGMVGLRDVLVVAPAGSFHSQYHEPLPSSAEHPIIPLLTTAPCLVDEAHDGGRPKPAGGIHLWQAQPPPPPQNPNPNPNPNLSYIRKPVPMLDAAGILGGASGVGGGGVSTCQDCGNQAKKDCSHRRCRTCCKSRGFECSTHVKSTWVPAARRRERQIATTTAAAAAGSSASTSAPKKPRLISSQTTTTASHTSTSNTTPRSFDTSSSHQDASFRESLPAHVRAPAVFKCVRVTSIDDGRDEYAYQAMVKIGGHVFKGFLYDQGVDDGREEASTSDNAIPNISELHLGGVGTSAAGGRNGSSSAAMIPSDDYGGGGLLGAV, encoded by the exons ATGGGGATGGTCGGCCTCCGCGATGTCCTCGTCGTCGCACCAGCGGGATCGTTTCATTCGCAGTACCACGAGCCCTTGCCGTCCTCCGCGGAGCACCCCATCATCCCCCTCCTCACCACCGCCCCCTGCCTCGTAGATGAGGCCCACGACGGCGGACGCCCTAAGCCCGCAGGCGGGATCCACCTCTGGCAAGCCCAGCCCCCTCCGCCGCCCCAGAACcccaaccctaaccctaaccctaacctctCCTACATCAGGAAACCCGTCCCCATGCTCGACGCCGCCGGCATTCTCGGCGGCGCAAGCGGCGTCGGGGGAGGGGGGGTATCCACGTGCCAGGACTGTGGCAACCAGGCCAAGAAGGACTGCAGCCACCGGCGGTGCCGGACCTGCTGCAAGTCCCGCGGCTTCGAGTGCTCCACCCACGTCAAGAGCACCTGGGTACCCGCCGCCCGCCGCCGAGAGCGCCAGATCGCCACCACTACAGCCGCGGCGGCCGCCGGCTCCTCCGCCTCTACCTCCGCCCCCAAGAAACCTCGCCTCATCTCCTCCCAGACCACCACTACCGCCTCCCACACCTCCACCTCCAACACCACCCCTCGTAGCTTCGACACCAGCTCCAGCCACCAAG ATGCTAGCTTCCGCGAGAGCTTGCCCGCGCACGTTCGAGCGCCGGCCGTTTTCAAGTGCGTCCGCGTGACGTCCATCGACGACGGCAGGGACGAGTACGCGTACCAGGCCATGGTCAAGATCGGTGGACACGTCTTCAAGGGCTTCCTCTACGACCAAGGCGTCGACGATGGGCGGGAGGAAGCGAGCACCAGCGATAACGCCATTCCAAACATCTCGGAACTCCACCTCGGGGGTGTCGGCACTTCTGCCGCTGGTGGTAGAAATGGCTCCTCCTCCGCTGCCATGATACCGTCCGACGACTACGGCGGCGGCGGATTGCTTGGAG CTGTATGA
- the LOC103701650 gene encoding protein LATERAL ROOT PRIMORDIUM 1 isoform X1, translating into MGMVGLRDVLVVAPAGSFHSQYHEPLPSSAEHPIIPLLTTAPCLVDEAHDGGRPKPAGGIHLWQAQPPPPPQNPNPNPNPNLSYIRKPVPMLDAAGILGGASGVGGGGVSTCQDCGNQAKKDCSHRRCRTCCKSRGFECSTHVKSTWVPAARRRERQIATTTAAAAAGSSASTSAPKKPRLISSQTTTTASHTSTSNTTPRSFDTSSSHQDASFRESLPAHVRAPAVFKCVRVTSIDDGRDEYAYQAMVKIGGHVFKGFLYDQGVDDGREEASTSDNAIPNISELHLGGVGTSAAGGRNGSSSAAMIPSDDYGGGGLLGGTTNYGNPIN; encoded by the exons ATGGGGATGGTCGGCCTCCGCGATGTCCTCGTCGTCGCACCAGCGGGATCGTTTCATTCGCAGTACCACGAGCCCTTGCCGTCCTCCGCGGAGCACCCCATCATCCCCCTCCTCACCACCGCCCCCTGCCTCGTAGATGAGGCCCACGACGGCGGACGCCCTAAGCCCGCAGGCGGGATCCACCTCTGGCAAGCCCAGCCCCCTCCGCCGCCCCAGAACcccaaccctaaccctaaccctaacctctCCTACATCAGGAAACCCGTCCCCATGCTCGACGCCGCCGGCATTCTCGGCGGCGCAAGCGGCGTCGGGGGAGGGGGGGTATCCACGTGCCAGGACTGTGGCAACCAGGCCAAGAAGGACTGCAGCCACCGGCGGTGCCGGACCTGCTGCAAGTCCCGCGGCTTCGAGTGCTCCACCCACGTCAAGAGCACCTGGGTACCCGCCGCCCGCCGCCGAGAGCGCCAGATCGCCACCACTACAGCCGCGGCGGCCGCCGGCTCCTCCGCCTCTACCTCCGCCCCCAAGAAACCTCGCCTCATCTCCTCCCAGACCACCACTACCGCCTCCCACACCTCCACCTCCAACACCACCCCTCGTAGCTTCGACACCAGCTCCAGCCACCAAG ATGCTAGCTTCCGCGAGAGCTTGCCCGCGCACGTTCGAGCGCCGGCCGTTTTCAAGTGCGTCCGCGTGACGTCCATCGACGACGGCAGGGACGAGTACGCGTACCAGGCCATGGTCAAGATCGGTGGACACGTCTTCAAGGGCTTCCTCTACGACCAAGGCGTCGACGATGGGCGGGAGGAAGCGAGCACCAGCGATAACGCCATTCCAAACATCTCGGAACTCCACCTCGGGGGTGTCGGCACTTCTGCCGCTGGTGGTAGAAATGGCTCCTCCTCCGCTGCCATGATACCGTCCGACGACTACGGCGGCGGCGGATTGCTTGGAGGTACTACCAACTATGGTAACCCAATAAATTGA